A genomic segment from Micropterus dolomieu isolate WLL.071019.BEF.003 ecotype Adirondacks linkage group LG03, ASM2129224v1, whole genome shotgun sequence encodes:
- the sept7b gene encoding septin 7b isoform X2, whose amino-acid sequence MIGFEAAGSVNVMAQKNLEGYVGFASLPNQVYRKSVKRGFEFTLMVVGESGLGKSTLINSLFLTDLYSAEYPGPSHRIKKTVQVEQSKVLIKEGGVQLLLTIVDTPGFGDAVDNSNCWQPIIDHIDSKFEDYLNSESRVNRRQMPDSRIHCCLYFIAPSGHGLKPLDIEFMKRLHEKVNVIPLIAKADTLTPEECQQFKKQIMREIQEHKIKIYEFPETDDEEENRLVKKIKEKLPLAVVGSNTIIEVNSKRVRGRQYPWGVAEVENSDHCDFTILRDMLIRTHMQDLKDVTNNVHYENYRSRKLAAVTYNGVDNNRVKGQLSTKQDTVEGMSPMAQMEEERREHVTKMKKMEMEMEQVFEMKVKEKVQKLKDSEAELQRRHEQMKKNLEAQHKELEEKRRVFEDERANWEAQQRLEQQKLEASRTLEKNKKKGKIF is encoded by the exons ATGATCGGTTTTGAGGCGGCAGGGAGCGTCAACGTTATGG CT CAAAAGAATCTGGAAGGATATGTTGGCTTTGCAAGCCTCCCCAACCAAGTGTACAGGAAGTCTGTCAAGAGGGGCTTTGAGTTCACCCTGATGGTCGTTG GTGAGTCAGGGTTGGGCAAATCCACGTTGATCAACTCTCTGTTCCTAACAGACCTTTATTCAGCAGAGTATCCTGGACCTTCCCATCGAATCAAGAAGACTGTACAG GTGGAGCAGTCCAAAGTTTTAATAAAGGAAGGCGGTGTCCAACTGCTCCTCACAATAGTTGACACCCCAGGGTTCGGAGATGCTGTTGACAACAGCAACTG CTGGCAGCCAATCATCGACCACATAGACAGCAAGTTTGAAGACTACCTGAACTCAGAATCCCGAGTGAATAGACGACAAATGCCCGATAGCCGAATCCACTGCTGCCTGTACTTCATCGCCCCCTCGGGACACGG ACTAAAGCCCTTGGACATTGAGTTCATGAAACGGTTGCACGAGAAAGTCAATGTCATCCCACTGATCGCCAAAGCAGACACCCTCACCCCAGAGGAATGCCAACAGTTCAAGAAACAG ATCATGCGGGAAATCCAAGAGCACAAAATCAAGATCTACGAGTTTCCTGAGACGGATGACGAAGAAGAGAACAGGCtggtcaaaaaaataaag GAGAAGTTGCCACTTGCTGTAGTAGGAAGCAACACCATCATTGAGGTGAACAGCAAGAGGGTCAGAGGGAGACAATACCCCTGGGGTGTTGCAGAAG TTGAAAACAGTGACCACTGCGACTTTACCATCCTCAGGGATATGCTGATCAG AACTCACATGCAGGACCTGAAGGATGTGACAAACAACGTCCACTATGAAAACTACCGCAGCAGGAAGCTGGCTGCTGTCACCTACAATGGTGTGGACAACAACAGGGTGAAAGGTCAACTGTCCACCAA acaagACACAGTTGAAGGAAT GAGTCCCATGGCccagatggaggaggagaggcgaGAGCATGTGACTAAGATGAAGAAGATGGAGATGGAAATGGAGCAAGTATTTGAGATGAAGGTGAAGGAAAAAGTGCAGAAGCTCAAAGACTCAGAAGCAGAG CTTCAGCGGCGTCACGAGCAGATGAAGAAGAACCTGGAGGCTCAGCAcaaggagctggaggagaagagACGCGTGTTTGAGGACGAGAGAGCAAACTGGGAGGCCCAGCAGCGCCTGGAGCAGCAGAAGCTGGAGGCCTCCAG gactctggagaaaaacaaaaagaaaggcaAGATCTTTTAA
- the LOC123968087 gene encoding protachykinin produces MMELVKCVVIAVLLLTNVFCQELDVDNWREGIGENKWPNSEEIQDLLVRMTRKPGPRRYLGLMGKKDSAKTQPTRKRHKFQTFVGLMGKRSFEDEGAL; encoded by the exons ATGATGGAGCTAGTTAAATGTGTTGTTATAGCTGTGTTGCTTCTGACAAATGTTTTCTGTCAAGAACTGGATGTTGACAACTGGAGAGAAGGCATCGGAGAG AACAAATGGCCAAACTCTGAAGAAATTCAAGATTTATTAGTGAGAATGACCAGAAAACCAGGACCACGCCGATATCTTGGGCTCATGGGGAAGAAAGACTCTG CAAAAACGCAGCCAACTCGTAAAC GGCATAAATTTCAAACCTTTGTGGGTCTGATGGGTAAAAGGAGCTTTGAGGATGAAG GAGCCCTGTGA
- the sept7b gene encoding septin 7b isoform X1: MIGFEAAGSVNVMAQQKNLEGYVGFASLPNQVYRKSVKRGFEFTLMVVGESGLGKSTLINSLFLTDLYSAEYPGPSHRIKKTVQVEQSKVLIKEGGVQLLLTIVDTPGFGDAVDNSNCWQPIIDHIDSKFEDYLNSESRVNRRQMPDSRIHCCLYFIAPSGHGLKPLDIEFMKRLHEKVNVIPLIAKADTLTPEECQQFKKQIMREIQEHKIKIYEFPETDDEEENRLVKKIKEKLPLAVVGSNTIIEVNSKRVRGRQYPWGVAEVENSDHCDFTILRDMLIRTHMQDLKDVTNNVHYENYRSRKLAAVTYNGVDNNRVKGQLSTKQDTVEGMSPMAQMEEERREHVTKMKKMEMEMEQVFEMKVKEKVQKLKDSEAELQRRHEQMKKNLEAQHKELEEKRRVFEDERANWEAQQRLEQQKLEASRTLEKNKKKGKIF; this comes from the exons ATGATCGGTTTTGAGGCGGCAGGGAGCGTCAACGTTATGG CT CAGCAAAAGAATCTGGAAGGATATGTTGGCTTTGCAAGCCTCCCCAACCAAGTGTACAGGAAGTCTGTCAAGAGGGGCTTTGAGTTCACCCTGATGGTCGTTG GTGAGTCAGGGTTGGGCAAATCCACGTTGATCAACTCTCTGTTCCTAACAGACCTTTATTCAGCAGAGTATCCTGGACCTTCCCATCGAATCAAGAAGACTGTACAG GTGGAGCAGTCCAAAGTTTTAATAAAGGAAGGCGGTGTCCAACTGCTCCTCACAATAGTTGACACCCCAGGGTTCGGAGATGCTGTTGACAACAGCAACTG CTGGCAGCCAATCATCGACCACATAGACAGCAAGTTTGAAGACTACCTGAACTCAGAATCCCGAGTGAATAGACGACAAATGCCCGATAGCCGAATCCACTGCTGCCTGTACTTCATCGCCCCCTCGGGACACGG ACTAAAGCCCTTGGACATTGAGTTCATGAAACGGTTGCACGAGAAAGTCAATGTCATCCCACTGATCGCCAAAGCAGACACCCTCACCCCAGAGGAATGCCAACAGTTCAAGAAACAG ATCATGCGGGAAATCCAAGAGCACAAAATCAAGATCTACGAGTTTCCTGAGACGGATGACGAAGAAGAGAACAGGCtggtcaaaaaaataaag GAGAAGTTGCCACTTGCTGTAGTAGGAAGCAACACCATCATTGAGGTGAACAGCAAGAGGGTCAGAGGGAGACAATACCCCTGGGGTGTTGCAGAAG TTGAAAACAGTGACCACTGCGACTTTACCATCCTCAGGGATATGCTGATCAG AACTCACATGCAGGACCTGAAGGATGTGACAAACAACGTCCACTATGAAAACTACCGCAGCAGGAAGCTGGCTGCTGTCACCTACAATGGTGTGGACAACAACAGGGTGAAAGGTCAACTGTCCACCAA acaagACACAGTTGAAGGAAT GAGTCCCATGGCccagatggaggaggagaggcgaGAGCATGTGACTAAGATGAAGAAGATGGAGATGGAAATGGAGCAAGTATTTGAGATGAAGGTGAAGGAAAAAGTGCAGAAGCTCAAAGACTCAGAAGCAGAG CTTCAGCGGCGTCACGAGCAGATGAAGAAGAACCTGGAGGCTCAGCAcaaggagctggaggagaagagACGCGTGTTTGAGGACGAGAGAGCAAACTGGGAGGCCCAGCAGCGCCTGGAGCAGCAGAAGCTGGAGGCCTCCAG gactctggagaaaaacaaaaagaaaggcaAGATCTTTTAA
- the sept7b gene encoding septin 7b isoform X3: MIGFEAAGSVNVMAQQKNLEGYVGFASLPNQVYRKSVKRGFEFTLMVVGESGLGKSTLINSLFLTDLYSAEYPGPSHRIKKTVQVEQSKVLIKEGGVQLLLTIVDTPGFGDAVDNSNCWQPIIDHIDSKFEDYLNSESRVNRRQMPDSRIHCCLYFIAPSGHGLKPLDIEFMKRLHEKVNVIPLIAKADTLTPEECQQFKKQIMREIQEHKIKIYEFPETDDEEENRLVKKIKEKLPLAVVGSNTIIEVNSKRVRGRQYPWGVAEVENSDHCDFTILRDMLIRTHMQDLKDVTNNVHYENYRSRKLAAVTYNGVDNNRVKGQLSTKSPMAQMEEERREHVTKMKKMEMEMEQVFEMKVKEKVQKLKDSEAELQRRHEQMKKNLEAQHKELEEKRRVFEDERANWEAQQRLEQQKLEASRTLEKNKKKGKIF, from the exons ATGATCGGTTTTGAGGCGGCAGGGAGCGTCAACGTTATGG CT CAGCAAAAGAATCTGGAAGGATATGTTGGCTTTGCAAGCCTCCCCAACCAAGTGTACAGGAAGTCTGTCAAGAGGGGCTTTGAGTTCACCCTGATGGTCGTTG GTGAGTCAGGGTTGGGCAAATCCACGTTGATCAACTCTCTGTTCCTAACAGACCTTTATTCAGCAGAGTATCCTGGACCTTCCCATCGAATCAAGAAGACTGTACAG GTGGAGCAGTCCAAAGTTTTAATAAAGGAAGGCGGTGTCCAACTGCTCCTCACAATAGTTGACACCCCAGGGTTCGGAGATGCTGTTGACAACAGCAACTG CTGGCAGCCAATCATCGACCACATAGACAGCAAGTTTGAAGACTACCTGAACTCAGAATCCCGAGTGAATAGACGACAAATGCCCGATAGCCGAATCCACTGCTGCCTGTACTTCATCGCCCCCTCGGGACACGG ACTAAAGCCCTTGGACATTGAGTTCATGAAACGGTTGCACGAGAAAGTCAATGTCATCCCACTGATCGCCAAAGCAGACACCCTCACCCCAGAGGAATGCCAACAGTTCAAGAAACAG ATCATGCGGGAAATCCAAGAGCACAAAATCAAGATCTACGAGTTTCCTGAGACGGATGACGAAGAAGAGAACAGGCtggtcaaaaaaataaag GAGAAGTTGCCACTTGCTGTAGTAGGAAGCAACACCATCATTGAGGTGAACAGCAAGAGGGTCAGAGGGAGACAATACCCCTGGGGTGTTGCAGAAG TTGAAAACAGTGACCACTGCGACTTTACCATCCTCAGGGATATGCTGATCAG AACTCACATGCAGGACCTGAAGGATGTGACAAACAACGTCCACTATGAAAACTACCGCAGCAGGAAGCTGGCTGCTGTCACCTACAATGGTGTGGACAACAACAGGGTGAAAGGTCAACTGTCCACCAA GAGTCCCATGGCccagatggaggaggagaggcgaGAGCATGTGACTAAGATGAAGAAGATGGAGATGGAAATGGAGCAAGTATTTGAGATGAAGGTGAAGGAAAAAGTGCAGAAGCTCAAAGACTCAGAAGCAGAG CTTCAGCGGCGTCACGAGCAGATGAAGAAGAACCTGGAGGCTCAGCAcaaggagctggaggagaagagACGCGTGTTTGAGGACGAGAGAGCAAACTGGGAGGCCCAGCAGCGCCTGGAGCAGCAGAAGCTGGAGGCCTCCAG gactctggagaaaaacaaaaagaaaggcaAGATCTTTTAA